Genomic segment of Nitrososphaerota archaeon:
ACCCATCCTAAAGTTTTCAGAAAAGTCTTAATTGGATAATATTTTTTTAATCCTACAACTTTTAATATTATATTATTCATTCTTCTCACTATAGACAAAACATGATACTACATGATTTTCTGTAATGTTCATTAACATAGGTTTTTGTTTTTTACATATTTCCATAGCATAAGGACAACGTGGATGAAATCTACAACCAGGTGGTGGATTAAATAGATCTGGAACTTCGCCACTTATTATTTCTAATTTAGTAGTATTTGCCTTAGGAATAGATTTTAGAAGGCCTTGCGTATAAGGATGTAAAGGTTCATCATATATTTTTTCTATATTCCCAATTTCAACAATGTTACCAGCGTACATCACGGCTATTTTTTCAGTAAGTTGCGCTGCAACAGCTAAATCATGTGTTATATAGAGAATTGAAGTTTCAATTTTATTCTTCAAATCTTTTAATAATTCTATAATTTGTGCTTGTATACTTACATCAAGAGCAGAAGTTGGTTCATCAGCTATTAAAAGGTCTGGATTACATGAAAGGGCCATCGCTATGAGTGCCCTTTGACACATTCCGGTACTTAATTCATGAGGATAAGAATTGATAACTCTTTTTGGATCTGGAAGGCCAACCATTTTGAATAAATTTTCAACTTTCTGTAAACTCTCTTTTTTACTTAAATTTTTATGTGTTATTAAAACACGCGTTATTTGTTCTCCAATTGTAAATAATGGATTAAAAGAAGCTCTAGGATCTTGAAAAACTATCGATATTCTTTTACCTCTAATTTTTTTCATTTGTTTTTCATTCATTTTTACTAAGTCTAATCCATTAAAAAATATATTACCATTTTTAATTATTCCATTTGGAGGTAATATTTTTAGTATTGATAAAGCTAAAGTAGATTTTCCACACCCAGATTCTCCAACTAGGCCTAATATTTCTCTTTTATTTAATTTTAAATATTCAATATCTAAAGCAGAAATTATCCCTTCATAAGTATAATATTCAACTTTTAAGTTTTTTATTTCAAGTAAAGATTCCATTTTTTTATCTTCTCCAAAATCTCCTAGATTTTGGATCTAAGATATCTCTTAAACCATCTCCAAGTAAATTTAATATAAGAACCGAAATAACTATAGCTAAACCAGGGAAAGTAGCTACCCACCAATTAGTTAGAAAGTATATTCTTCCAATATTACACATTAAACCCCATTCAGGTTGAGGTGGTTGAGCACCTAATCCTAAAAAGCTTAATGATGCTGCAGTTAGAATAACCGATCCAAGATCCATCGATGCTTGAACTATTAATGGAGTTAAGCAATTTGGTAAAATATGATAAAATAATATCCTAAATTCACTAATTCCAGTAGCTTTTGCAGCTTCTATAAATTGCTTTTCCCTTATAGAAATTGTTTGTTCATAAGCCAATCTACTATACCAAGGCCACCATGCTATTGCAATAGCTATCATAGCATTTGTTAAGGAGGGGCCTAAACTTACTGAAATTGCAAGAGCAAGTAAAAGAGGGGGGAAGCTTAAAAACATATCAGTTATTCTCATAATAAATTCTCCTACAAAACCTCCAAAATATCCACTAATTATACCTAAAGGTAAACCTATAATTAATGATAAAGATATCACTATTAAGCCTATTACAAGTTCAATCCTAGTACCATATAAAACTCTACTAAATATATCTCTACCTAAATCATCAGTACCAAATGGATGTTCAAAAGATGGTGGAAGAAATACTCTTTCTGGGTGTGTAGCACCTAATGCATCTTCAGGATAAGGTACTATATATGGTGCTATAAGAGCTATTATAAACAATGAAGTTAAACCAAACAATCCAACTATACTTAAATTATTTTTCCTAATAACATACAAAGTATATTTAAATTCTTTTAATCTGAAACTTTTTAAAACTTTTTTTGGATCAATAATTTTAATTAAAAATCCTTTCATTTAATCACCTTAATCTGATTCTTGGATCTAGGTAAGCAATAATTAAATCTACTAGTAAGTTTAAAAAGAGATATATAAAAGCTATGAACAAAGTTATACCCATTATTGCTGGATAATCTACAGATATTATTGCTATGGAGGCGTATCTTCCTAATCCAGGCCAATCAAAAACATATTCTATTAAAAAAGTTTCTGTAAGAGAATATGCAAAACTAAGAGCAAGAATTGTTATAAATGGAGGTATAGCATTCTTTAACGCATAAAAGTAATTTATTATTCTATCTGGAATTCCGAATGCTCTAGCAGTTCTAATATAATCTTCTTCAAGAGTTTCTATCATAGTTGCTCTTATCATTCTTGTTGCTAAAGCCATTGGATAAGCTGCCAAAGTAAGAGCCGGTAAAATCATATGAGAAATAACATCGCTTAATGCAATCCAATTCCCACTTAATAAACAATCTATTGTATAAAAACCAGTTATTCTATTAATAGGTGAGAAAATCGCTATACTGGAACTCACTCTACCACCAGCAGGAAGTATGCCTAAATTTTTAAAAAATATTAATTGAAGAATCATACCTAACCAAAAGCTTGGCATAGAAGCAAAACTAATAGATATTATTCTATTAAAATGATCTATATGTCTATCCTTTTTGAGAGCAGAAAATATTCCCAATGGTATTCCAATAATTATCCCTAATAACATTCCACTAACTATAAGTTCTAAGGAAGCTGGAAGAAAGGTAAGTATATCTTCAACTACAGGCCTATGTGTTTTAATAGATATACCTAAATCACCACGTAAAAGATCATTCATATAAATAATATACTGGATATATAGA
This window contains:
- a CDS encoding ABC transporter permease yields the protein MVKISTLRYYILRRVILSIIVLFGITIITFTLTRVIPTDPAALWVGPHARKEQVELARETLGLNKPLYIQYIIYMNDLLRGDLGISIKTHRPVVEDILTFLPASLELIVSGMLLGIIIGIPLGIFSALKKDRHIDHFNRIISISFASMPSFWLGMILQLIFFKNLGILPAGGRVSSSIAIFSPINRITGFYTIDCLLSGNWIALSDVISHMILPALTLAAYPMALATRMIRATMIETLEEDYIRTARAFGIPDRIINYFYALKNAIPPFITILALSFAYSLTETFLIEYVFDWPGLGRYASIAIISVDYPAIMGITLFIAFIYLFLNLLVDLIIAYLDPRIRLR
- a CDS encoding ABC transporter permease, whose translation is MKGFLIKIIDPKKVLKSFRLKEFKYTLYVIRKNNLSIVGLFGLTSLFIIALIAPYIVPYPEDALGATHPERVFLPPSFEHPFGTDDLGRDIFSRVLYGTRIELVIGLIVISLSLIIGLPLGIISGYFGGFVGEFIMRITDMFLSFPPLLLALAISVSLGPSLTNAMIAIAIAWWPWYSRLAYEQTISIREKQFIEAAKATGISEFRILFYHILPNCLTPLIVQASMDLGSVILTAASLSFLGLGAQPPQPEWGLMCNIGRIYFLTNWWVATFPGLAIVISVLILNLLGDGLRDILDPKSRRFWRR
- a CDS encoding ABC transporter ATP-binding protein; translation: MESLLEIKNLKVEYYTYEGIISALDIEYLKLNKREILGLVGESGCGKSTLALSILKILPPNGIIKNGNIFFNGLDLVKMNEKQMKKIRGKRISIVFQDPRASFNPLFTIGEQITRVLITHKNLSKKESLQKVENLFKMVGLPDPKRVINSYPHELSTGMCQRALIAMALSCNPDLLIADEPTSALDVSIQAQIIELLKDLKNKIETSILYITHDLAVAAQLTEKIAVMYAGNIVEIGNIEKIYDEPLHPYTQGLLKSIPKANTTKLEIISGEVPDLFNPPPGCRFHPRCPYAMEICKKQKPMLMNITENHVVSCFVYSEKNE